The following proteins are co-located in the Takifugu flavidus isolate HTHZ2018 chromosome 16, ASM371156v2, whole genome shotgun sequence genome:
- the tecpr2 gene encoding tectonin beta-propeller repeat-containing protein 2 — MAAPLTPASILREFCPLYYLQNAIPSKVQRGFRSVLVYLTALDTSSDFLAVGSSIGMLYLYCRRLAHMNKYSLEGRSDAITAVKLLSCFDDLVAVGTASGRVAVFQLVSPLPGRNKQLRRFDVVGLHKGSITSLTWSTNGMKLFSGDDKGRVVFSSLDLDQGVCNPILLLEETSGVVQMEYSHQLLLVSTQQRSLLYCTQKEEVQQLGTKPRKSSGRFGACFLPGLCKQSDLEVFAARPGLRLWRSNVQGQVEDTHLLKSLFKMQIPHFELFPHAGPVGAYRPADRQLGLLHCFLNAGWILSWNEYSVYVFDYLEEVMIGALDSGGDIVSVSCCDNEIFILKGDRDIIRLSNSPEGFINLSDLSLRLSSHLATPTITPSAGLVETAQPIRTMAIKLEEGVMEEEGEGCERLSKEEGVEEAEEQLEGVHMEETLSSSVSSMCDPTDVTTPYEESSRHYRSPLGQEEIQQELVVKAIKVKKRTKRQQVSSGGSRLSESSFSDSVSIDQPGSCGEEASGTHLSDQAVLVSMELQNQDCQENDQDLQSNGGEYSNDADSESSRPESLFFQSLEEQKKPKQSSDSSLEVVPVTPDVDLLLQCSFSYMHQGEEGASQEQQLCEKPEETFLDPTGPEEDKEEVGDAAPPAAVVDQMYYSAVSSLGRKDSVSSDEDGDIYRQTGRDVRNCAPNKTDKTGDRQMSLDELNRGLHKPDQLAESWMGYSGPGCGILNLQVTERHVWCLDFKGGLFCSTLPDTGLSWQRFDNSVHQVAVSPSGNLLWKVEQKSMTAFACAKVSVKGKRHWYKTVEETAFVALSDDSAWIIRTNGDLYLQTGLSLDRPCARSVKVDCQCVFSQVCVRGGVVWALSEHKSLFYREGVNSYCSEGDSWKYDTISEAQGLDLMCVALGDGGTGWALDSSGSLWFRTGVCCSQPQGEDDHWWQISISDYVVFDQCSLFQTLLQATQSVATVTRAPVERVVAFLSQYTQCQPSLVSANSNGVWVASGRNQLHLARGSLVGTFWQNVVPRGTVSATKWTFITSSAVPHREGSFLWLAQSRKDLFCVWDQDGQLRPSSVPLPPDMELTQLAACFDALWGLDTHGRVNIRTLSPSCPFGLHWTPLDLSQLGNVRLVSVSCGSQNVWAVDHRGIVYFRVGTQPLNPSMMLPAWIHIEPPAQPVGVQLVSIQTSPNDHFLWAIDNRGTVFVRTGLCEEMPVGTGWEMVPGLAVSQLVISSWTVWVRCMNGDLARRYGVTDRNPAGDYWKKIPGQANCLTVTPEDELWAVTVSGGLSRRLTKVLHQTCRSAQAGSSLSGDDEEWELI, encoded by the exons ATGGCAGCTCCGCTGACCCCAGCCTCCATCTTGAGAGAGTTCTGCCCACTCTACTACCTGCAGAATGCCATTCCATCCAAG GTCCAGCGTGGATTCCGATCTGTCCTGGTCTACCTTACTGCCCTGGACACCAGCTCTGACTTCCTGGCAGTAGGCAGCAGTATAGGGATGCTCTACCTCTATTGTCGCCGTCTGGCTCACATGAACAAGTACAGTTTAGAG ggcAGAAGTGACGCCATCACAGCCGTGAAACTGCTCAGTTGTTTTGACGATCTGGTTGCCGTAGGAACAGCATCTGGACGAGTCGCCGTCTTCCAGCTGGTGTCTCCACTTCCTGGTCGAAACAAACAG TTGCGACGTTTTGATGTTGTCGGCCTCCACAAGGGCTCCATCACATCTTTGACGTGGAGCACCAATGGGATGAAACTGTTCTCTGGAGACGATAAGGGACGTGTGGTTTTCTCATcgctggacctggaccag GGTGTGTGTAACCCCATCTTGCTGTTGGAGGAGACTTCAGGTGTGGTTCAGATGGAGTACAgtcaccagctgctgctggtgtccacaCAGCAACGATCACTGCTCTACTGCACTCAGAAAGAGGAGGTCCAGCAGTTGGGTACCAAACCTCGCAAGAG CAGTGGCAGGTTTGGAGCCTGTTTCCTGCCAGGTCTCTGTAAACAGAGCGACCTCGAGGTGTTTGCTGCCCGGCCTGGTCTTCGGTTGTGGAGGTCTAACGTCCAGGGACAGGTGGAAGACACCCATCTGTTGAAGTCACTCTTCAAGATGCAG ATTCCTCATTTTGAGTTGTTTCCACATGCTGGTCCCGTCGGGGCGTACCGCCCGGCCGACCGACAGCTCGGACTGCTCCATTGTTTCCTCAATGCTGGATGGATTCTCAGCTGGAACGAATACAGTGTCTATGTCTTCGACTATCTTGAAGAG GTGATGATAGGAGCATTGGACAGTGGTGGAGACATCGTGTCAGTTTCATGTTGCGACAACGAGATCTTCATCCTGAAAGGAGACAGAGACATCATCCGGCTGTCCAACAGCCCCGAGGGGTTCATTAACT TGTCCGATCTGTCTCTGCGTCTCTCCTCACATTTGGCTACACCCACCATCACCCCATCGGCTGGACTAGTGGAAACTgcccagccaatcagaactATGGCCATCAAACTTGAAGAAGGAGTcatggaagaggaaggagaaggatgTGAGAGGCTGAGCAAggaggaaggagtggaggaagcagaggagcagTTGGAG GGTGTCCACATGGAGGAGACACTGTCCTCATCGGTTTCAAGCATGTGTGATCCTACTGACGTGACCACTCCCTACGAGGAGTCCTCAAGACACTACAGAAGCCCCCTGGGCCAAGAGGAGATTCAGCAGGAGCTGGTGGTGAAGGCCATTAAAGTGAAAAAGAGGACTAAGAGACAACAAG TCAGCAGTGGAGGCAGTCGTCTTTCTGAGAGCAGCTTCTCAGACTCTGTATCTATAGACCAACCTGGCAGCTGTGGTGAAGAAGCAAGTGGAACTCATTTGAGTGACCAGGCCGTCCTTGTCTCTATGGAACTTCAAAACCAGGACTGTCAAGAAAATGATCAGGACCTACAGTCAAATGGGGGCGAGTATAGCAACGATGCAGATTCAGA GTCAAGTCGTCCAGAATCCCTGTTCTTTCAAAGTCTTGAAGaacaaaagaaaccaaaacagTCTTCAGATTCTAGTTTGGAGGTTGTTCCTGTAACTCCAGACgtggatctgctgctgcagtgcagcTTTTCCTACATGCATCAGGGTGAAGAAGGAGccagccaggagcagcagctgtgtgagaaGCCAGAGGAGACCTTTCTGGACCCGACTGGACCAGAAGAGGACAAGGAAGAG GTTGGTGATGCAGCTCCGCCTGCAGCTGTGGTGGATCAGATGTATTACTCTGCTGTGTCCAGTCTGGGCAGAAAAGACAGTGTGTCCAGTGATGAAGACGGAGACATTTACCGTCAAACTGGGAGGGACGTCCGCAACTGTGCCCCTAATAAGACAGACAAGACAGGGGACAGACAGATGtccctggatgagctgaacaGAGGCCTTCACAAACCTGACCAG TTGGCAGAAAGCTGGATGGGATACTCGGGACCAGGATGTGGAATCCTGAACCTGCAGGTGACTGAGAG ACATGTGTGGTGCCTGGACTTTAAGGGTGGACTCTTCTGTAGTACTTTGCCTGACACTGGACTTTCCTGGCAGCGCTTTGACAACAGCGTCCACCAAGTGGCTGTATCGCCGTCCG GTAATTTGCTGTGGAAAGTAGAGCAGAAGAGTATGACGGCGTTCGCTTGTGCTAAAGTGTCGGTGAAAGGAAAGCGCCACTGGTACAAAACAGTGGAGGAAACAGCGTTCGTAGCTCTGAGTGACGACTCTGCCTGGATCATCAGGACCAACGGAGACCTGTACCTGCAGACTG GTCTAAGTTTGGACCGGCCGTGCGCTCGCTCTGTGAAGGTGGattgtcagtgtgtgttcagccagGTGTGCGTGAGAGGGGGCGTGGTCTGGGCTCTGAGCGAGCACAAATCGCTGTTCTACAGAGAAGGTGTGAACAGCTACTGCAGCGAAGGCGACAGCTGGAAGTACGACACCATCAG TGAGGCCCAAGGTCTGGACTTAATGTGCGTTGCCCTCGGAGACGGGGGCACCGGCTGGGCTTTGGATTCGAGCGGCAGCCTGTGGTTCCGAACCGGTGTGTGTTGCTCTCAGCCGCAGGGTGAAGACGATCACTGGTGGCAG ATCAGTATTTCAGACTACGTGGTCTTTGACCAGTGTAGTCTGTTCCAGACGCTCCTGCAGGCCACCCAGAGCGTTGCCACGGTAACCAGGGCACCAGTGGAACGCGTGGTGGCCTTCCTGTCACAGTACACACAGTGTCAGCCCAGTTTGGTCAGTGCCAACTCGAATGGGGTGTGGGTCGCCTCGGGACGGAACCAGCTGCACCTGGCCCGTGGCAGTCTCGTGG GAACTTTCTGGCAGAATGTTGTTCCGAGAGGAACGGTCTCAGCCACCAAGTGGACTTTCATCACATCATCAGCCGTGCCTCACAGAGAAG GCTCCTTCCTGTGGTTGGCTCAGAGCAGGAAAGATCTCTTCTGTGTGTGGGACCAGGATGGACAACTTCGACCTTCTTCTGTCCCCCTACCTCCTGAC ATGGAGCTGACCCAACTGGCTGCCTGCTTTGATGCTCTGTGGGGTTTGGATACTCACGGCAGAGTCAATATTCGGACGCTGTCTCCATCCTGTCCCTTTGGACTTCACTGGACCCCCCTGGACCTCAGCCAGCTCG GGAACGTTCGTCTGGTCAGTGTGAGCTGCGGCAGTCAAAATGTCTGGGCCGTGGACCATCGAGGAATCGTTTATTTTAGGGTCGGAACCCAACCTCTGAACCCAAGTATGATGCTGCCAGCCTGGATCCACATAGAGCCACCAGCACAG CCAGTGGGAGTGCAGCTCGTCAGTATTCAGACCAGCCCTAACGACCACTTCCTGTGGGCCATCGACAACAGAGGAACCGTCTTTGTGAGAACTGGACTCTGTGAAGAGATGCCCGTGGGAACTGGTTGGGAAATGGTTCCAG GATTAGCGGTCAGTCAGCTGGTCATCAGCTCGTGGACGGTTTGGGTTCGCTGCATGAACGGAGATCTGGCGCGACGTTACGGCGTCACCGACAGAAACCCGGCGGGAGATTACTGGAAGAAGATTCCCGGACAGGCCAACTGTTTAACTG TGACTCCTGAGGACGAGCTGTGGGCTGTGACCGTGTCTGGCGGGTTATCGCGGCGCCTGACGAAGGTCCTCCACCAGACGTGTAGAAGCGCCCAGGCAGGCTCCTCCCTCAGCGGGGATGATGAAGAATGGGAACTGATCTAG
- the ankrd9 gene encoding ankyrin repeat domain-containing protein 9 — MPWLLSSDVGHRSWSPSERQCERTAFSFYIAVRDRLPVWTLEDLRRMEVLCWDGGCPRPFLPSEALLYALIHDHQDYARYLLGRYSIGALNEPHCSFRCCRGGGSSLLTTAVRYERVSILGMMMDALKECGAQSERRRFLDGHSGCSHAADAGKTPVQVAVQLSRPECLRLLLVHGARPEGLDSALERLFTSDVSERRSAQRCLDLLLLFVPKLLTQHSLQEEPKRWQSLLGNEVFNWLCGLTPPPLLLQALRCLAQTGPQQIATLPDFLQQYS; from the coding sequence ATGCCATGGCTCCTGTCCTCTGACGTAGGCCATCGATCCTGGTCTCCATCTGAGCGCCAGTGCGAGCGGACGGCGTTTTCCTTCTACATCGCGGTGCGGGATCGGCTCCCAGTCTGGACTCTGGAAGACCTGCGCAGGATGGAAGTGTTGTGCTGGGATGGCGGGTGCCCGCGCCCCTTCTTGCCATCCGAAGCTCTGCTCTATGCTCTTATTCACGACCACCAGGACTACGCGCGCTACCTGCTGGGCAGGTACTCGATCGGCGCCCTGAACGAGCCCCACTGCAGCTTCCGCTGTTGCCGCGGAGGCGGCTCCTCGCTTCTGACCACGGCGGTGCGCTACGAGCGCGTCTCCATCCTcgggatgatgatggatgctCTGAAGGAATGCGGCGCCCAGAGCGAGAGGCGGCGTTTCCTGGACGGCCACAGCGGCTGTTCGCACGCGGCCGACGCGGGGAAGACGCCGGTGCAAGTGGCCGTGCAGCTGTCCCGGCCCGAGtgcctcaggctgctgctggtgcacgGGGCTCGACCGGAGGGCCTGGATTCGGCCCTGGAGCGCCTGTTCACGTCTGACGTGAGTGAGCGGCGTAGTGCCCAGAGGTGCCTTGACCTCCTTCTGCTCTTTGTGCCTAAGCTGCTGACCCAGCACAGCCTGCAAGAGGAGCCCAAGCGCTGGCAAAGCCTGCTGGGAAATGAAGTGTTCAACTGGCTGTGCGGGctgaccccgccccccctgctgctgcaggcgctCAGGTGTTTGGCCCAGACCGGCCCGCAACAGATCGCCACTCTGCCGGATTTCCTGCAGCAGTACAGCTAG
- the rcor1 gene encoding REST corepressor 1 — translation MPAMLDRNSEAPAKRRGRGPTGGGQGASAQLGTKSPSGNGGSYWEEGSSGLSSDDEHGDGGMRVGPQYQAVVPDFDPEEAQAAQLRENLGMLVWIPSDLLNQTQLDEYVSVAKEKHGYNMEQALGMLFWHKHNINKSLADLPNFTPFPDEWTVEDKVLFEQAFSFHGKSFHRIQQMLPDKTMASLVRFYYSWKKSRSKTSLMDRQTRKHKRERDSDEDADEVAPPSDSECEQQKEDRKEVSSGATRSEVRAATGLKTGSRWSQRLKKRPPRGMFLNYVDVVSLTTSPPQGVVKQLDSQLISIKRQIQSIKQSNSLLKEKINSGVDEFRQPEAAQKINNRWTTDEQLLAVQAIRKYGRDFQAISDVIGNKSVVQVKNFLINYRRRFNLDEILQEWEAEHGGAPEGSCGAEEDKVEEKEVFQAKEEDQKRDLPSLVDSHKPNTS, via the exons ATGCCAGCGATGCTGGACAGAAATTCGGAGGCTCCTGCCAAGCGCCGGGGCCGAGGACCGACCGGCGGTGGCCAGGGGGCTTCAGCGCAGCTCGGGACTAAGAGTCCGTCCGGTAATGGAGGCAGCTACTGGGAAGAAGGAAGTTCAGGCTTGAGCAGCGATGATGAGCATG gtgatggagggatgcgGGTCGGGCCGCAGTATCAGGCCGTGGTTCCAGATTTCGACCCGG aGGAAGCCCAGGCGGCTCAGCTCAGAGAGAACCTCGGCATGTTGGTTTGGATTCCCAGCGACCTTCTGAACCAGACTCAGC tGGACGAGTACGTTTCCGTTGCCAAAGAAAAACACGGATACAACATGGAGCAG GCTCTGGGGATGCTCTTCTGGCACAAACACAATATCAACAAGTCTCTGGCCGACCTCCCAAACTTCACGCCGTTTCCAGACGAGTGGACCGTGGAGGACAAGGTTCTGTTCGAACAGGCCTTCAGCTTCCACGGGAAGAGTTTCCACCGTATCCAGCAAATG CTCCCGGATAAAACAATGGCCAGCCTGGTTCGTTTTTACTACTCGTGGAAGAAAAGCCGCAGCAAGACGAGtctgatggacagacagacgcgGAAACAcaagagagagcgagacag TGACGAGGACGCGGACGAAGTCGCCCCCCCCAGTGATTCTGAATGTGAACAACagaaagaggacagaaaagag GTCAGTTCGGGAGCgacaaggtcagaggtcagagcagcTACAGGGCTGAAG ACGGGCAGTCGGTGGTCTCAGCGGCTGAAGAAACGTCCTCCCAGAGGAATGTTCCTCAACTACGTTGATGTCGTATCGTTGACGACTTCGCCTCCCCAGGGGGTTGTGAAGCAACTGGACAGTCAACTGATCTCCATCaagagacag ATTCAGTCCATCAAACAGTCCAACAGTTTACTGAAGGAGAAAATCAATTCGGGAGTGGATGAGTTCAGGCAACCAGAG GCTGCTCAGAAGATTAACAACCGTTGGACAACAGACGAGCAGCTTCTTGCTGTCCAAG CCATCAGGAAGTATGGGCGGGACTTCCAGGCCATCTCCGATGTAATTGGTAACAAGTCTGTGGTTCAGGTGAAGAACTTCCTGATAAACTACAGACGCAGGTTCAACCTGGATGAGATCCTGCAGGAGTGGGAGGCAGAACATGGCGGGGCGCCAGAGGGGAGTTGCGGGGCGGAGGAAGACAAggtagaggagaaggaggtaTTTCAGGCTAAAGAGGAGGATCAGAAAAGG GACCTGCCCTCATTGGTGGACTCCCACAAGCCAAACACATCATGA
- the traf3 gene encoding TNF receptor-associated factor 3, which yields MSAGRSTDGREVQIPLQQAAPSLAMPLSVAPLLTSHSHRSTNPWPPTDPTTSQGVPAGFLPLHGGFRDHFVEALEAKYCCESCRLVLCQPRQTECGHRFCQSCINDILSHPNPVCPADTEPLFKDKVFRDVCCHREIMALKVYCRSEANGCQEQMRLQQIPDHLNTCPFFEVPCPLGKCKERMMRKEIPEHLSWKCKYRETSCEFCMTKMPLTELQKHKETVCPAFPVSCPNHCSLSSLPRSELSSHQHECPKAQVSCPFHGYGCTFKGLNQVMRQHESSSAAEHLRMMAKRNSALESKLDDVKGELLERFKVLPVLSSRVAELESSNDELREKNRQTEQKLGTMQKLMSSHSEKLLELELELRSLRGLRDEVENLRGTLESVRTRLNALEQGGRSGSGSTHTLASLEAQMNRHDDMLSVHDIRLADMDLRFQVLETASYNGTLIWKIRDYKRRKQEAVAAKTLSLYSQPFYTGYFGYKMCARIYLNGDGMGKGTHLSLFFVVMRGEYDALLPWPFKQKVTLMLMDQGPLKKHLGDAFKPDPNSSSFRRPVVEMNIASGCPLFVSQSVLETGSYIKDDTIFIKVTVDTSDLPEP from the exons ATGTCAGCAGGGAGGAGCACTGATGGGAGGGAGGTGCAGATTCCCCTCCAGCAGGCAGCACCTTCTTTGGCCATGCCCCTCTCAGTGGCACCGCTCCTCACGTCACACTCGCACCGCTCCACCAATCCCTGGCCTCCCACTGACCCCACCACCTCCCAAG GTGTCCCTGCAGGCTTTCTGCCTCTTCACGGAGGGTTCAGAGACCACTTTGTAGAGGCCCTGGAAGCGAAGTACTGCTGCGAGTCCTGCAGGCTGGTCCTGTGTCAGCCTCGTCAGACGGAGTGTGGACATCGCTTCTGCCAGAGCTGTATTAATGACATCCTCAG TCACCCCAACCCCGTGTGTCCGGCCGACACGGAGCCTCTGTTCAAAGACAAG GTCTTCAGAGACGTCTGCTGCCACCGGGAGATCATGGCGCTGAAGGTCTACTGTCGCAGCGAGGCCAACGGCTGCCAGGAGCAGATGCGGCTCCAGCAAATACCC GACCACCTGAACACGTGTCCCTTCTTCGAGGTTCCTTGTCCGTTGGGTAAATGTAAAGAGCGGATGATGAGGAAGGAGATCCCCGAGCACCTGAGCTGGAAATGTAAATACAGAGAGACCAGCTGTGAGTTCTGCATGACCAAGATGCCCCTGACAGAGCTTCAG AAACACAAAGAGACGGTGTGTCCGGCCTTCCCGGTGTCCTGCCCGAACCACTGCTCCCTCTCCTCGCTGCCCCGGAGCGAG CTCTCCAGCCATCAGCACGAGTGCCCCAAAGCTCAGGTGAGCTGTCCGTTCCACGGCTACGGCTGCACCTTCAAG GGTCTTAATCAGGTCATGAGGCAACATGAGTCCAGTTCTGCCGCTGAACACCTGAGGATGATGGCCAAAAGAAACTCCGCGTTAGAAAGCAAG CTGGACGACGTCAAAGGGGAACTCCTGGAGCGGTTCAAGGTCCTTCCCGTTCTCAGCAGCCGCGTGGCCGAGCTGGAGAGCAGCAACGACGAGCTGAGGGAGAAGAACCGGCAGACGGAGCAAAAACTGGGCACCATGCAG AAGCTCATGAGTTCTCACTCCgagaagctcctggagctgGAACTGGAGCTGCGTTCTCTCCGGGGGCTCCGGGACGAGGTGGAGAACCTGAGGGGAACGCTGGAGAGCGTCCGGACGAGGCTGAACGCTCTGGAACAGGGCGGGCGCAGTGGAAGCGGATCCACGCACACGCTGG cttccCTGGAAGCGCAGATGAACAGGCACGACGACATGCTGAGCGTCCACGACATCCGCTTGGCCGACATGGACCTGCGCTTTCAGGTGCTGGAGACGGCCAGCTACAACGGGACTCTGATCTGGAAAATCCGGGACTACAAGAGGCGGAAACAGGAAGCGGTGGCTGCAAAGACGTTGTCGCTGTACTCGCAGCCCTTTTACACGGGATACTTTGGCTACAAAATGTGCGCCCGCATTTACCTGAACGGAGACGGGATGGGCAAAGGGACGCACTTGTCGCTCTTCTTCGTGGTGATGAGGGGCGAGTACGACGCCCTGCTGCCGTGGCCCTTCAAACAGAAG gtGACCTTGATGCTCATGGATCAGGGTCCATTGAAGAAACACCTCGGCGATGCCTTCAAGCCCGACCCGAACAGTAGTAGTTTCCGACGTCCTGTGGTGGAGATGAACATCGCATCGGGTTGTCCTCTGTTTGTGTCTCAGAGTGTTTTAGAGACAGGCAGCTACATCAAAGATGACACCATCTTCATCAAG GTTACCGTAGATACCTCCGATCTCCCTGAACCGTGA
- the c16h5orf63 gene encoding glutaredoxin-like protein C5orf63 homolog — translation MFVLRTFRLSQAPATRLLRTVSTQTLPTLTLFTKDPCSLCDEAKEALDPLRHRFVLQLVDISLPENRTWFDRYKWDIPVFHLNGRFVMKHRVDLALLDKLLQEAETSNA, via the exons ATGTTTGTCCTCAGGACCTTCCGTCTCAGTCAAGCTCCAGCCACACGTCTCCTCAGAACCGTGTCCACCCAGACTTTGCCCACGCTGACTCTCTTCACCAAG GATCCATGTTCTCTATGTGATGAAGCTAAAGAAGCTCTGGATCCTCTCAGACACAGA TTTGTCCTCCAGCTGGTAGACATCAGTCTTCCAGAGAACAGGACGTGGTTTGACAGGTACAAGTGGGACATACCTGTATTCCACCTGAATGGACGCTTTGTGATGAAACATCGAGTGGACCTCGCATTGCTGGACAAACTGTTGCAGGAGGCTGAGACCAGCAACGCATGA